From a region of the Cyclopterus lumpus isolate fCycLum1 chromosome 5, fCycLum1.pri, whole genome shotgun sequence genome:
- the LOC117731137 gene encoding octapeptide-repeat protein T2-like: MILRLSEGARERGSEEAREQGSKGARERGSKGARVQGSKGAKKQGSKGARKQGSKGAREQGRKGARERGSKGARKQGSEEAREQGSKGARKQGSKGAREQGRKGARERGSKGARKQGSEEAREQGSKGARKQGSKGARKQGMD, encoded by the coding sequence ATGATACTTAGGCTTAGTGAGGGAGCAAGGGAGCGAGGAAGCGAGGAAGCAAGGGAGCAAGGAAGCAAGGGAGCAAGGGAGCGAGGAAGCAAGGGAGCAAGGGTGCAAGGGAGCAAGGGAGCGAAGAAGCAAGGGAGCAAGGGAGCAAGGAAGCAAGGGAGCAAGGGAGCAAGGGAGCAAGGGCGCAAGGGAGCAAGGGAGCGAGGAAGCAAGGGAGCGAGGAAGCAAGGGAGCGAGGAAGCAAGGGAGCAAGGGAGCAAGGGAGCGAGGAAGCAAGGGAGCAAGGGAGCAAGGGAGCAAGGGCGCAAGGGAGCAAGGGAGCGAGGAAGCAAGGGAGCGAGGAAGCAAGGGAGCGAGGAAGCAAGGGAGCAAGGGAGCAAGGGAGCGAGGAAGCAAGGGAGCAAGGGAGCGAGGAAGCAGGGCATGGATTGA